TGATCTTTTGCAGCACGCCTTCCGGAACGCCGTCTCCGTATAACTTGTCTACACTCCCTCCGTCCATGAATTCCATGCATATGTACACGGCTCCTTCTTGGAAGAAAGCGCCGTAGAAATCGACGATGTAAGGGGAGATACATCTGTGGAGAATGTCCAGTTCCATGATGATAGACTGGAACTTGGCATCGTCCAGCTCCAGACGCATTTCCTTCATGGCCATGATGATTCCAGTGGTGCCTCCTCGACCAAACGCTTGAGCCGTGGTCGCACTTGTAGGTGTCTCGATGGCGTCTGATCTTGTCGGTGATGCTGGACTGGCATCTTCGTGGTCTTTCGCCGTTAATCCGCGTGCTTTGTTTCCGGCCAGACCTTGACCTGTTTTCCGAAACTTCGGTCGTGCATGTCGAACCTTGTATACCGTGCCGTAGTTTCCCTTTCCCAGCTCATCCAATGTGTCCACCTCGTCCAGACTTATACTGAAGCTCTTTCCTGACTCAAAGTCGATGCCTTCTCCATGCACGGTCGCCCTTCCCTTGAATTTCAACGCTCCAGTCTTGGTGTCAATCATATCGGCATACTTCTCCATCTGACTCTGGTTTTGTTGGACCGGCGGTGCGGCGTCTTTGTTATCGGCAGATGGTCCACCACCCATGTCGGACAGATTCATGTTAGGCCTCCGTCTTCCAGCAGGTGCTGCGGCTGGAGCGGCGGGCGAGGCACCAGGTAGACCACCAGGCAATTTCAACCCACGCTTCTCGGCAAGCGACAATGGTTTCGCGGGACCATTAGCTGCGGGTACAGCAGGTGACGAAGCGGTGCTTTGTGCGTTTGGGCGATTCAGCTGAGGCGGCAGCCTGAAATTCGAAGGAAAGCCTGCCACTGCCGGACCGGGAGACTGCACATTAGGAGTGACGGCGCCACGATTGGGACCTGGCATCGCTGGTCCTGATCTTGACAATGTAAAGGCCCTCATCTTTGCTGCGATGTCCTGATTCATGGTGGCTCCTCTTGCAGCCATTGGACCTGCGGCGGGCCTGCGAGCGGCATCGAGAGTACCCCGCGGGGTGGAAGAGGCGGTCATGTTGGCCATGGAGGAGGGGATGGTGTTGTCGGAGGCGGTACGTGGAGGTGAGGACAGTCTTGAGAGCGAAGGATTAGCAAGAAGCGGAGAAGCAAGCTCTTCAGGCGAAGTCGGCGGCGACGGAGATTCCAGTGGACTGGTTATTTCGTCGTTGGAGTCGGACATGGCGGCGGCAGGCGGGCGTCGTGGCCCTTTTGAACGGCACTTCGCGGAAATCGGTGATGGTGTTGTCCTGGCGAGGCGAGCAGGTCAAGGAGTGGATGCAGCAACGCCGCGACGGGGAGTAAACAATGTGAATACCCTGTCGTGTGGAGGAAAACGTGCAGACAGCGATTCCTGCTTCGGCGGGGTGGGCGCGTTGCAAGGTCTTCGTGTGTACCTTAATGCGAGACGAGACGGCTGTCGATCGATCTCGGACGAGAGTGTGGCGCGGATGGAGGGGTCTCCGCTCTGCTCTGTGGCTAGTGATCGATTTGGAACTGCATGCGGGAAAAGACTTTCTTGATTTTGCGATGAGTTTGATGGTGACGAAATGTATTCAATAGGTCGTCGTAATAGGAGATGTCTGACAGGTGAGGTCCATGGCACAGAAAGGTGAGCGACGTGGAAGCCGCGTGATGATGAATGGGATGAGTTGCGGTTCCTGCTCCTTCCTGCCGACTGACGAGTCTGGCGTAAGAATGATTCAATGGTCTTTCCGGAGCAGTCCGCGCCGCGGATGAGAAGCAAAACCATCTCTGCGCTGAGAACACCTTCGCGCAGTGCACCGGTCGTGTATTGACGAGTGCTCTGCAGGTCTCCTCGAGATTGCCCACCTACGTGGAGGACGTTGCTCGTCATCTGTGAACGCGTCCTCGTCAGAAGATCCAAAACATGGACCATCAATCTGCTCCAAGCCAGTATTGGATACATGGATTGGAACCTGGATTCACGCGAAGTACAACAAGTCAACGATACAGCTGGAAACTGAGCACGGCATGGCTTGGAGACCACCTCATGCAAGCAGAAATTTCAGGTTGCGGTCGAAGTGCACCCCAGGGATTCGTCTTTGCACATCCCTGTGCCAGGCGAGGAAAGCAAGAAGCGAGTTCTTCTACTCCAATgtcaccatcatcatcgaaTCAAAGCACGCTGCTCATACGGTCGCGCTGCAGACATGGATGGAAGTTTTCCAGCGCCATTCCCGTGCATGAGACAGGTTCTACAAGCCCTTGCATTTGCAGACGCACGTTCATTTCCCCCACGGCCTAAGGCCTTAGACCTCTACCCAGCAATCGGCCTGTCACAGCCTCCCTACGACTGAACCACGGCTAACGAAGGCGCAGAGACCTGTTGCCCTCGGTCGATGTCTAAGGTGCAGACTTGAATACATTCACACTTGGACCCCGAACGGTCAACTTCCATCACTCGTACGAACCCCTATACCTACACCGCCTGGTCGCAAGCGGATGAGGCATTTTGGGCATGAAGTAGTCCCTGCCCTGCAAATGCGAATGGCACTTTGATGCGCTAATACCCTAGACGGTATGCGAACGCATGCAAACGCATTCAAGTGGTCTCGCCATTCAAACCTTGCCCAAGGTTGATGGCCTAATTGGAAGGTCTGGACCAAGGCCGTGACAATTTCGGTGTGTATGCTTGCCAAAAATTCGCTGTGATCAGGCTATTGACCTCAGGCCGGGTTTGATCCGTGAATCCTCTTCGAACGGTGACTAACTTGCTCGCAGGCATAAGAGCATGTCCAGAGGATGGATTGACCTACTCCCTGGTAACCGAGCTATTCAGGTAGGCCGAACATGAGCCATAACTACGTTGCCTGGACTGTGACTACCTCAACAATATTCGTACAGCATAGGCACGCATTGGAAGCGCAGGCATACGAGCATACCCAGGACGGATTGGTCCAGTTTCTCGTCTTCATCCCATTGACTCTAGGCCGGGCATGAGCCGTAATCACTCCGACGAGTTCGCCTGCTGGTCGAGATGTGTCAGTGCTCGACTTGTCTGACACTGCTCATGGGCCTCAGCGATACATAAATGACCAAGATCTGCTCTCAACCGAGCATCAAGTCAATCATCCGCATTCTCACATCCTGCTTCCAACCGAGCAACACCTCAATCATCTGCAATCTCCCATCATCGTCACGACCGAGTAACAACTCAATCATCTGCATCCATCCTCACATCCTCTGCTTCATCGACAGCCGATCTTGCCTCGAAACCATTATGAAGATCCCCGTGGCCATTGTCGCCGTGCTCGCGACTCTCCTCCAGCAAGCCCATTCCGTGTCCTGGTGCTGCACGGACACCAATGAGGGCGTGTATGATCCGTTCGGGGATTGCAAGCACGGCAAACACAAGTACTGCGTATGTACCCGCAGCTTTCAAATTTTCCTACTGCAGCAAGCGTGTCCTGACAAGTTTTGACTCAGACTCTCGTCCGAAATGCCGGAACCGAAGTCACTGGATACATTTGTCCTTTCAAGGAGTTTTCGTTCGAGAAAGAGTGGCATGGTGAATGGCTTTGGTCGCAGGGAACATGCGGGCCCGGAAACCAGGGACGGTTCGCTTGTGTTTAGCAGCAGTGAGCTTTTTGTTGGCCTGGTTGATCTTGGATCGTCTTTTTCGACGGTGGAGAGTGGAGAGTGGGGATGTGATGTGTTCGTCAAGCACGCATCTGACGATGGAGAGCTATCCAGGTCCTGAGGTAGAATGTCAGGTGGCAATAATTTTTTTTCTTTGGCACGCTCACCACTCTCTTCTACCCATTCTTCTGGCATCGCTCTGTGTAGAGGAAGCATAGCCATCGCCTTTGTTGTTCGGATTGACCAATAGTTATCGGTGTCGATCGAAGCCTACCTATTTGCTCCCACTCAAGCCGCATACTCTTCAAGCCACCCAGGCGATGACAGCGAGTTTCAACATTCACAGGTCTTTGTAGATGTCACGGTGCGGATACGAACGGCCAGCTCCGCGCAACCTTCATCGCACAAACTTCGCTGGTTGGCCTGGACTGTGCAGTAtgaggagcaggagaacCATGGTACCTAGCGAGTGTGCAGTAGCGAGAATGAGATGGCGACCTTTTCTCCGGATAATGGAAGACCCCGTCCTCGTCAAATGTTGCCTTTGGGGGCCGAAGAACGAGGCGATCGACGTCAGGCATAAATTCTACAGGTTGACAGGCAGGTCAAGCTGCCCTGGCAAATTTGCAGGCGAGCGGAGGTTGGAACACGCTGAGCTGGCTGAGAGAGAGGACGGGATGCAAGAACCGGCTGAGGACGAATCGCGGTGCTGGTGGTCGCACGTTTGATCATGCTTTCTTGGCTGCTACTTTGCCAAGTAGATGACCTATTGGCGCTGTCATCCTTCCCCGATTCCTTTATCACCAAACCCTACAAGCCTGTTTCTTGTTCCGGGTACTTTAACTCGTGCGACCTGGGACCTCCTTCTTGACTTGTCGTTGAATACTGCGGTATTTCAAGTTGTTTGTCGTTGTCACGTCGCAGTTGGACAAGTCGAAGAATACCTTGCCTTACCACTCCAGCACGGTCATCCAGCACAGCCACGATCTGTTATCGCTGAGCAGGGCTAGATTTCTTGGACGCCACTTCCCAGTTCAAGGTTGAGAATAATTGGAACTGACGACAGGCATTGCACGGCGCTAGGATTCTGACAATTCTGCCACCTTCCAGCAAGTgcctgcttcctcttcccttcACCTCCACTATGCCGTTCTTCGACTTCCCGCAATCAGTGCGCGTGAGGAATCTCGCCAGCGCCTCACTCATCGCCTTCAAACAACGGCGACAAACCTCCCTCGTCGACCCGTTATCACTCGATGCGCAGTTCCCGATCTGGGACGCCGTCACCAACGCGACCATGTCAGCCGTCGCGAACCACGACTCACATCCGGACTTCCTCAACCTCGCCGGGCTGGTCAGCGAGGCCGTCCTCGAGGTCGTTTTTGTCGCTTTGCCCGGattcctcgtcgccatcaCGGGCATGTTTGACGCCAACAGCCAGAAATTCGTCGCCGAGCTCAACACCATGGTCTTCACCCCATGCCTCATCTTCACCAAACTCGCCAGTCAACTCAACGCCGACAAGCTCGCCGATCTCGTGGTGATACCGTTCATCTTCGCCGCACAGACTCTTGTCTCATTCGCATGTGCGCAACTGATGGCGTGGGCGTTTGGATTTGGAAAGAAACATAAGCAGATGCAGAAGAACTTCGTGTTGGCTATGGGCGTGTTTGGAAACTCGAATTCATTACCGATATCGTTGGTGTTGAGTTTGAGCAAGACAATTGCAGGATTACATTGGGACCAGATACCGGGCGACAACGATGATGAGGTTGCTGCGAGAGGAATTTTGTATCTCCTCATTTTTCAACAGCTAGGACAGCTTCTGCGATGGACATGGGGATACAGTGTGTTGCTCCGACCAGCTTCGGAATATGAAGACGACCAGCGGAgagatgtggaggaggaggatcgcAGCATTGAGGAAGGACCGTACACGGACGATCCAGACAGTCCCACGACCAAGCTCATTAGAAATGGACACGACTCTGGCTTCAACTCAGGAACAGACACCCCGAGCCCACCGCTCTCTCGATCCGGCCAGAGCGGCATAGGCGCTACGCCTGGAAACGGCAACGACATTAGCACTGAGCCGAGAAATTTGACCCACCACGATGACAGCGACGATGACTTCACCCAGTTTCCCAACTTCTCCCGCAACAATTCCACCAACAAGGCGCCTCAAATCAAGGAGCCCACCGGATGGAAGGCACCTCTCTACCGTGTCAAGAACTGCGCAACCCGCACAGGTCGACGAGTCTCCTCCACCCTGTCAACATTCTTCTCCAacctcttccgccgcctTCCCACACCTATCCAAAAAGTCCTCAAAACCTTCCACTACTACAACTCGAAATTCTGGGCCGGCGTCTGGCGCCAAATGAACCCTCCTCTCTGGGCCATGCTTGCCGCGCTCATCGTCGCCTCTGTCCCCGACCTCCAACATCTCTTCTTCAGCAAGGGAACCCTGGTCTCCAACTCTGTCACACGCGCCATCCAACAATCCGGCAACGTCGCGGTAcctctcatcctcgtcgtgcTCGGTGCCAATCTTGCCCGCTCCACGCTTCCTCAAGACCAACTCGCCACcacgaaggaggagaagaaggaagagcgtAAACTGCTCTATGCGAGTCTGCTCAGCCGCATGGTGTTGCCTGTCATCATCATGGCGCCAGTGTTGGCGTTGACGGCCAAGTTCATCCCAGTCAGCATCTTGGACGATCcgatcttcatcatcgtctgTTTCTTGTTGACGGGTGCGCCGAGTGCGTTGCAGCTTGCGCAGATTTGTCAGATCAATGGAGTCTTTATGGGAGCCATGTCGAGTCTGCTGGTAGCGAGTTATGTTGTGGTCATCTTTCCCAGCACGCTGCTGTTGGTGTTGATGGCGCTAGAGGTGTTGGAGTGGGCTGTGATTTGACGAAGGTGAGGAGATGGCATGAGAGCGGGAAATGCTCTATTGATATCTGAGATCTGGTGCATGGGTGTGGAGTAGACACGAACAGCACAGCTGCCTTGCACGGTCGCTGGAAGCATATCGGGAAAAGAGTGAAGGTGCACAGAAAGCATCCCGGATCTCAGCGGTTCGGTCTCGGTCTGGCTCATGATGAGTGCGGACTTGATTTGCGTTTGTTCATTTTGGCGAGGCGTTTCGAGGTGTCATCTCATTACTGGAAACTTGGGGCATACCGCGAGCTTTTGTATTCTATGATGATCGCAAGCGGGATTTTTGGGAGCTCTGCGGGACTTTCGGTCTGAGCGGTGAACGAGGTACATGTGTCATTCTTCTCATGGTCTCTCTCTCATTCTCATTTTGTGGGTGAAACCTGCTCATGCTCAGATGTGGGTGAAACCTGCTCATGCTCAGAGTCATACCCGTTTCTCCTCTCGTTCGTCATGAGGGCGGCTTGGCTGATCACTTGCTGTCTCTCGGACGTACCTCTGAGTGGACCCTTCCATTCCGAATCATTGCCCAGACTGATGCCGGAGTTGAGTAGGCAACACGCCGGCGTTTTCTGCTTCCCTTGGCGAAGATCGGATGCATGCACGACTTGTGGTGAAGGGACGAGGAACACTAGGAGGTACCTTACGGACCTTACCTTACCTTATGTCAAGCGCTTAGTAAGCCTTTTTGAGTGCCCTTCGCCGGTGTGCCTGATTTAAGGTCCATTTCTACCTTATATCTCAGACTCGTCAAGACCTTTGATCAGCCAAGTTCCGACGCGA
This genomic stretch from Zymoseptoria tritici IPO323 chromosome 10, whole genome shotgun sequence harbors:
- the MgPbs2 gene encoding uncharacterized protein (Hypothetical MAP kinase kinase (MAPKK) involved in the osmosensing signal-transduction pathway, activated under severe osmotic); translated protein: MTASSTPRGTLDAARRPAAGPMAARGATMNQDIAAKMRAFTLSRSGPAMPGPNRGAVTPNVQSPGPAVAGFPSNFRLPPQLNRPNAQSTASSPAVPAANGPAKPLSLAEKRGLKLPGGLPGASPAAPAAAPAGRRRPNMNLSDMGGGPSADNKDAAPPVQQNQSQMEKYADMIDTKTGALKFKGRATVHGEGIDFESGKSFSISLDEVDTLDELGKGNYGTVYKVRHARPKFRKTGQGLAGNKARGLTAKDHEDASPASPTRSDAIETPTSATTAQAFGRGGTTGIIMAMKEMRLELDDAKFQSIIMELDILHRCISPYIVDFYGAFFQEGAVYICMEFMDGGSVDKLYGDGVPEGVLQKITYCTTLGLKSLKEEHNIIHRDVKPTNILINTKGQVKICDFGVSGNLVASIAKTNIGCQSYMAPERISSGGQVTGGSGVGSYSVQSDIWSLGLTIIECALGRYPYPPETYDNIFSQLSAIVDGDPPDLPSDTFSEAARDFVAGCLNKIPKLRPTYPMLLQHAWLATLAQPATIVEEDEEAAEAAMANGEPLEQTTSEPSQGGVDQGGFVDREVGEWVIAAIERRRNGTMGKSAKPALHAAPLDAVDAVGSPAAGGPTRNEEAVAV
- a CDS encoding transporter auxin efflux carrier-like protein (transporter - auxin efflux carrier-like with six predicted transmembrane regions); protein product: MPFFDFPQSVRVRNLASASLIAFKQRRQTSLVDPLSLDAQFPIWDAVTNATMSAVANHDSHPDFLNLAGLVSEAVLEVVFVALPGFLVAITGMFDANSQKFVAELNTMVFTPCLIFTKLASQLNADKLADLVVIPFIFAAQTLVSFACAQLMAWAFGFGKKHKQMQKNFVLAMGVFGNSNSLPISLVLSLSKTIAGLHWDQIPGDNDDEVAARGILYLLIFQQLGQLLRWTWGYSVLLRPASEYEDDQRRDVEEEDRSIEEGPYTDDPDRTDTPSPPLSRSGQSGIGATPGNGNDISTEPRNLTHHDDSDDDFTQFPNFSRNNSTNKAPQIKEPTGWKAPLYRVKNCATRTGRRVSSTLSTFFSNLFRRLPTPIQKVLKTFHYYNSKFWAGVWRQMNPPLWAMLAALIVASVPDLQHLFFSKGTLVSNSVTRAIQQSGNVAVPLILVVLGANLARSTLPQDQLATTKEEKKEERKLLYASLLSRMVLPVIIMAPVLALTAKFIPVSILDDPIFIIVCFLLTGAPSALQLAQICQINGVFMGAMSSLLVASYVVVIFPSTLLLVLMALEVLEWAVI